A stretch of the Amycolatopsis sp. BJA-103 genome encodes the following:
- a CDS encoding acyl-CoA dehydrogenase family protein, which produces MIEWSETELLIRDAIREFVDKEIRPHVDELESGTLPPYDLIRKMFAAFGIDALARESVTKLLAKEGGSGSGGGGLAFGGQEAMALIAVSELAGVSLGIVASLGVSIGLTAQTILTKGTRAQKERWLPGLATFEKVGAWAITEPDSGSDAFGGMKTSVRRDGDEYVLNGQKTFITNGPYADTIIVYAKLDEGDGAAVRDRKVLTFVLDKGMPGLTQGKPFKKMGMMSSPTGELFFSDVRLGRDRLLGESENSRDGDSKAEVKSGFAVERIGVAALALGIINECHRLCVDYAKNRKLWGQEIGRFQLIQLKLAKMEVARINVQNMVFQLIETLRAGKMPTLAEASAMKLYSSEAATEVAMEAVQLFGGNGYMAEYRVEQLARDAKSLMIYAGSNEIQVTHIAKGLLGR; this is translated from the coding sequence GTGATCGAGTGGTCCGAGACCGAACTGCTGATCCGGGACGCGATCCGCGAGTTCGTCGACAAGGAGATCCGGCCGCACGTCGACGAACTCGAAAGCGGGACGCTGCCGCCGTACGACCTCATCCGCAAGATGTTCGCCGCCTTCGGCATCGACGCGCTCGCGCGGGAATCGGTGACGAAACTGCTGGCGAAGGAGGGTGGCTCGGGATCCGGTGGTGGCGGGCTCGCGTTCGGTGGGCAGGAGGCGATGGCGCTCATCGCGGTGAGCGAGCTGGCCGGGGTGAGCCTCGGCATCGTCGCTTCGCTCGGCGTGAGCATCGGCCTGACCGCGCAGACGATCCTGACCAAGGGCACGCGGGCGCAGAAGGAACGCTGGCTGCCCGGGCTGGCGACGTTCGAGAAGGTCGGCGCGTGGGCGATCACCGAGCCCGACTCCGGCTCGGACGCTTTCGGCGGCATGAAGACGTCGGTGCGGCGTGACGGCGACGAGTACGTCCTCAATGGACAGAAGACGTTCATCACCAACGGCCCGTATGCCGACACGATCATCGTCTACGCGAAGCTCGACGAAGGCGACGGCGCCGCCGTCCGTGATCGCAAGGTGCTGACCTTCGTGCTCGACAAGGGCATGCCTGGGCTCACGCAGGGCAAGCCGTTCAAGAAGATGGGCATGATGTCGTCGCCGACCGGCGAGCTGTTCTTCAGCGACGTCCGGCTCGGGCGCGATCGGCTGCTGGGCGAGTCCGAGAACAGCCGAGACGGCGACAGCAAGGCCGAGGTGAAGTCCGGCTTCGCCGTCGAGCGGATCGGGGTGGCGGCGCTGGCGCTCGGGATCATCAACGAATGCCACCGGCTCTGCGTGGACTACGCGAAGAACCGGAAGCTGTGGGGCCAGGAGATCGGGCGGTTCCAGCTGATCCAGCTCAAGCTGGCGAAGATGGAGGTCGCGCGGATCAACGTGCAGAACATGGTGTTCCAGCTGATCGAGACGCTGCGCGCGGGCAAGATGCCGACGCTGGCCGAGGCTTCGGCGATGAAGCTGTACTCGTCGGAGGCGGCGACCGAGGTCGCGATGGAGGCCGTGCAGTTGTTCGGCGGCAACGGGTACATGGCGGAGTACCGGGTGGAGCAGCTGGCCCGGGACGCGAAGTCGCTGATGATCTACGCGGGAAGCAACGAGATCCAGGTGACGCACATCGCGAAGGGGCTGCTGGGTCGCTGA
- a CDS encoding 3-deoxy-7-phosphoheptulonate synthase, with product MTTIPDHELLPSPAELTAEHPVPSQVIDEIREHRSEITDVLNGRDGRVLAVVGPCSVHDPVAVLDYAERLAKAAEPMKDHLLVVLRAYLEKPRTGVGWKGLLHDPWLDGSEDIAGGLRTGRRFLTMAAESGLPLAGEFVEPMLAPYVSDLLSYGAIGARTVSSQSHRELASQLPMPIGIKNGLDGDLPVATAAIHCARTAQRHPAVNEHGALVVRSSPGNPAAHLILRGTAAGANYDPENVDAAIEGLRATKSLDRVVVDASHGNSRKDHRRQGGVVADIARRIACGERGIAGIMMESFLEAGRQDHPAPYGVSITDACLDLGSTVSVLESLADSVRLGRSVVLG from the coding sequence GTGACCACGATCCCCGATCACGAACTGTTGCCGAGCCCGGCGGAACTGACCGCCGAACATCCCGTTCCCAGCCAGGTCATCGACGAAATCCGGGAACACCGCTCGGAGATCACCGACGTGCTCAACGGTCGTGACGGACGGGTGCTGGCCGTCGTCGGCCCGTGTTCCGTCCACGACCCGGTCGCTGTCCTCGACTACGCCGAACGGCTGGCGAAGGCGGCCGAACCGATGAAGGACCATTTGCTCGTCGTGCTGCGGGCGTACCTGGAAAAACCGCGAACCGGGGTCGGCTGGAAGGGCCTGCTCCACGATCCCTGGCTCGACGGCTCCGAAGACATCGCCGGTGGCCTGCGCACCGGCCGCCGGTTCTTGACCATGGCCGCGGAGAGTGGTCTGCCACTGGCGGGGGAATTCGTCGAGCCGATGCTCGCCCCCTATGTGAGCGATCTCCTCAGCTACGGTGCCATCGGAGCGCGGACGGTCTCCAGCCAGTCGCACCGGGAACTCGCGTCCCAGCTGCCGATGCCGATCGGGATCAAGAACGGTCTCGACGGTGACTTGCCGGTCGCCACCGCCGCGATCCACTGCGCCCGCACCGCGCAGCGCCACCCGGCGGTGAACGAACACGGCGCGCTCGTCGTGCGAAGTTCGCCCGGCAACCCGGCGGCACACCTGATCCTCCGTGGCACCGCGGCCGGGGCCAACTACGACCCGGAGAACGTGGACGCGGCCATCGAGGGGTTACGCGCCACGAAGTCCTTGGACCGTGTCGTCGTGGACGCGTCGCACGGCAACTCCCGCAAGGACCATCGTCGCCAGGGCGGTGTCGTCGCCGACATCGCGCGCCGGATCGCCTGTGGTGAGCGGGGAATCGCGGGGATCATGATGGAGTCGTTCCTCGAAGCGGGACGACAGGACCATCCGGCGCCGTACGGGGTGAGCATCACCGACGCCTGTCTCGACCTGGGCAGCACCGTGTCGGTGCTGGAGTCGCTCGCCGACTCCGTGCGACTGGGCCGGTCAGTCGTCCTCGGGTGA
- a CDS encoding DMT family transporter, with amino-acid sequence MSTRTEAEAGLDIKAVAAITVTLVLWASAFVGIRFAGAHYEPGSLALGRLLVGALALGAIAAIKGMPLPPRKAWPGIAGAGVFWFGLYMVALNWGERYTDAGTASLLVGIGPVFAAILAGIVLKEGLPRPLVIGLVVAFTGAAIVGLASQHGSSSALGVALCLLAAAGYAVGVVSQKPALSHATALQATTFGCVVGAVACLPFSGQLIHDVATAPASATWSVVYLGLLPTALAFYTWAYALSRTPAGKLGVTTYVVPVIVIALSWLFLDEVPTLLAVLGGALCLAGVGVSRTKKRRAQ; translated from the coding sequence ATGAGCACCCGGACCGAGGCCGAGGCCGGGCTCGACATCAAGGCCGTCGCCGCGATCACCGTCACGTTGGTCTTGTGGGCGTCCGCCTTCGTCGGGATCCGCTTCGCCGGTGCGCACTACGAGCCGGGGTCGCTCGCCTTGGGCAGGCTCCTGGTCGGCGCGCTCGCCCTGGGCGCGATCGCGGCGATCAAGGGAATGCCGCTCCCGCCGCGCAAGGCCTGGCCCGGCATCGCCGGCGCCGGGGTCTTCTGGTTCGGCCTGTACATGGTCGCGCTGAACTGGGGCGAACGCTATACCGACGCGGGGACGGCGTCGCTCCTGGTCGGGATCGGCCCGGTCTTCGCCGCCATCCTCGCCGGGATCGTCCTGAAGGAAGGGCTCCCCCGCCCTCTGGTGATCGGGCTCGTCGTCGCTTTCACCGGCGCGGCGATCGTGGGGCTCGCCTCGCAGCACGGCTCCTCCAGTGCCCTCGGCGTCGCGCTCTGCTTGCTGGCGGCGGCGGGATACGCGGTGGGAGTCGTCTCCCAGAAACCGGCTTTGAGCCACGCGACCGCGTTGCAGGCCACGACCTTCGGCTGCGTCGTCGGCGCCGTCGCCTGTCTTCCGTTCAGCGGTCAGCTGATCCACGATGTGGCGACAGCACCGGCATCGGCCACCTGGTCGGTGGTCTATCTGGGCTTGCTGCCCACCGCGCTCGCCTTCTACACCTGGGCCTACGCGTTGTCCCGGACGCCCGCCGGAAAGCTCGGTGTGACCACCTATGTGGTCCCGGTGATCGTGATCGCGCTGTCCTGGCTGTTCCTCGACGAGGTTCCCACTCTGCTCGCAGTCCTTGGCGGGGCTCTGTGCCTTGCCGGCGTCGGCGTTTCCCGGACCAAGAAACGGAGAGCGCAGTGA
- a CDS encoding class I adenylate-forming enzyme family protein codes for MNLARHLAALAEEKGWSGRTAYHTEDTKVSYTELYAGSARYAGGLAAHGVKAGDRVLLVLPDGVELVQAVLGTIRLGAVAIPLNTFIHEAAIGRAAETASPFLTIAEPGTPGLDQVDPVPPARLRDHEPVTGYAAADADTPAFAFFTSGTTGTPRLCFHTHGDPEIYDQAIGSVVDLTPDDITLSVSRMYFSYGFGNSILLPLLRGGSTVLSRERLTESAALELITRHQVSVLYGQPSFYARLLQQPFAAVLRGLRLALVAGEPLPESVETTLRETLGARFLNIFGTTEIGHALIANTLSSQRDGSIGRILPPYRMRIVDQLRREVAAGVEGKLEVRGPTIAPGVPRGSDTPLRTPDDWYVTGDAATVDPDGFVRLHGRLDDIEIVGGQNVHPAEIEDLLVSHPAVRAAGVCSVRRESSTTSLRAHVELDEGAEPDRVIAEIGSLTQNNLSWYEIPEDIIVVESLPRTPVGKLDRRALRTLAAVR; via the coding sequence ATGAATCTGGCCCGTCATCTTGCCGCACTCGCCGAAGAAAAAGGCTGGTCAGGGCGAACCGCCTACCATACCGAAGATACGAAGGTGTCTTACACGGAGTTGTACGCCGGTTCGGCACGCTACGCCGGTGGACTGGCCGCACACGGGGTGAAGGCGGGAGACCGTGTCCTGCTGGTGCTCCCCGACGGTGTCGAACTCGTGCAAGCCGTCCTCGGCACGATCCGGCTGGGGGCCGTGGCGATCCCTCTCAACACCTTCATCCACGAGGCGGCCATCGGTCGTGCGGCCGAAACCGCGAGCCCTTTCCTGACCATCGCGGAACCGGGGACACCCGGGCTCGACCAGGTCGACCCGGTCCCACCGGCCCGGCTGCGCGACCATGAGCCGGTGACCGGGTACGCCGCGGCCGACGCGGATACGCCGGCGTTCGCCTTCTTCACCTCCGGCACGACAGGGACTCCCCGGCTTTGCTTCCACACGCACGGTGACCCGGAGATCTACGACCAGGCCATCGGCTCGGTGGTGGACCTCACCCCGGACGACATCACCCTTTCCGTTTCGCGAATGTACTTCTCCTACGGATTCGGCAACTCCATCCTCTTGCCGCTGCTTCGCGGAGGCTCGACGGTGCTCAGCCGCGAGCGTCTCACCGAATCCGCGGCCCTGGAGCTGATCACCCGGCATCAGGTTTCGGTCCTTTATGGACAGCCCAGCTTCTACGCCCGGCTGCTCCAGCAGCCGTTCGCCGCGGTGCTCCGCGGCCTGAGGCTGGCGCTGGTCGCCGGCGAACCCCTGCCCGAAAGCGTCGAAACCACGCTCCGCGAAACGCTCGGGGCGAGGTTCCTCAATATTTTCGGCACGACTGAAATAGGTCACGCGCTGATCGCGAACACCCTGTCCTCGCAACGGGACGGCAGCATCGGCCGGATTCTCCCGCCGTACCGCATGCGGATCGTCGACCAGCTGCGCCGAGAAGTGGCGGCCGGTGTGGAGGGGAAGCTGGAGGTCCGTGGCCCGACGATCGCGCCCGGGGTCCCTCGCGGTTCCGACACGCCACTGCGCACGCCGGACGACTGGTACGTGACCGGCGATGCCGCCACCGTCGATCCCGACGGCTTCGTCCGCCTGCACGGCAGGCTGGACGACATCGAGATCGTCGGCGGGCAGAACGTGCATCCCGCCGAAATCGAAGATCTCCTGGTGAGTCACCCCGCCGTCCGCGCGGCCGGTGTCTGTTCGGTGCGCCGGGAATCCTCCACGACCTCACTGCGCGCCCACGTCGAACTGGACGAGGGCGCCGAGCCGGACCGGGTGATCGCCGAGATCGGTTCCCTGACGCAGAACAACCTGAGCTGGTACGAGATCCCGGAGGACATCATCGTCGTCGAATCCCTTCCCCGCACTCCGGTCGGCAAGCTGGACCGCCGGGCGCTCCGGACGCTGGCGGCCGTCCGATGA
- a CDS encoding FkbO/Hyg5 family chorismatase has translation MSSFVDLLNSPKDTRPNIKFEQPGEQSDSQNILARVAFEKNGFAPELHKGVPTVGVPMTTETEPGFHEVFAASGPVVAGKEGGLVYAVDGRHLFCSVQVSERGVYRDAARIAYDSAFELATRLGYPNILRMWNLVGGIIDDNADGVEVYRDFCAGRSEAFALWSGRILHIPAATGIGTRGNGVYLYFISGRADADVHHLENPRQTPAYHYPDSYGPKAPSFARATFADGILYISGTASIIGDETVHKGDISGQVDVTLENIAALISTENLGKVRAEGGYTLQDLDLIKVYVSRSEDIPFVRSRCKEVFSPDARVVYLNVDICRPDLLVEIEAIVQ, from the coding sequence ATGTCGAGTTTTGTCGACCTGCTCAACTCACCGAAAGACACGCGACCGAACATAAAGTTCGAACAGCCAGGAGAACAATCGGACAGTCAGAACATTCTCGCCCGCGTCGCATTCGAAAAGAATGGGTTCGCCCCCGAATTGCACAAGGGCGTGCCGACGGTGGGCGTACCGATGACCACGGAGACCGAGCCGGGATTCCACGAGGTTTTCGCCGCTTCGGGCCCGGTCGTGGCGGGCAAGGAAGGCGGCCTGGTCTACGCCGTGGACGGCCGCCATCTGTTCTGCTCCGTTCAGGTCAGCGAGCGCGGCGTCTATCGCGATGCGGCCCGGATCGCCTACGACTCCGCCTTCGAGCTCGCCACGCGTCTCGGCTACCCGAACATCCTGCGCATGTGGAACCTGGTCGGCGGCATCATCGACGACAACGCCGACGGCGTGGAGGTCTACCGCGACTTCTGCGCGGGACGGTCCGAAGCCTTCGCCTTGTGGTCAGGCAGAATCCTGCACATCCCGGCGGCCACCGGGATCGGCACCCGGGGCAATGGCGTGTACCTCTACTTCATCTCCGGGCGCGCCGATGCCGACGTGCACCACCTCGAGAACCCCCGGCAGACTCCTGCCTACCACTACCCGGACAGCTATGGCCCCAAGGCGCCGAGTTTCGCGCGAGCCACCTTCGCCGACGGAATCCTGTACATTTCCGGGACCGCCAGCATCATCGGCGACGAAACCGTGCACAAGGGGGACATCTCCGGCCAGGTCGACGTCACCTTGGAGAACATCGCGGCGTTGATCAGCACGGAAAACCTGGGGAAAGTCCGGGCGGAAGGCGGCTACACCCTCCAGGACCTCGACTTGATCAAGGTTTACGTCAGCCGTTCCGAAGACATCCCGTTCGTCCGCTCGCGGTGCAAGGAAGTCTTTTCTCCCGATGCGCGGGTCGTCTATTTGAACGTCGACATCTGCCGCCCCGATCTGCTCGTCGAAATCGAGGCGATAGTCCAATGA
- a CDS encoding DNA gyrase/topoisomerase IV subunit A has translation MARRKGTTTKVDPSAFDRPGANVFDNSLKTEIEDSYLEYAYSVIHSRALPDARDGLKPVHRRIMYSMNENGYRPTHAYVKSSRVVGDVMGKYHPHGDTAIYDAMVRLAQDFSLNVPLVDGHGNFGSPDDGPAASRYTEARLSPEAMLLVGELGEDTVDFRPNYDGSLEEPSVLPAAFPNLLVNGTSGIAVGMATNMIPHNLTEVIGAARWLINHPNATLDKLMEFVPGPDLPTGGSLLGLDEVRRAYETGRGVVRMRASAETGPLEGSRGRQAITVTELPYGVGPEKVIEKITDEVNKSKRLTGIADVKDLTDRENGTRLVVECKVGVNPQALLADLYRLTPLEQSFGINNLVLVEGQPRTLGLKALLEVFLSHRYEVVTRRTRYRRRKREERLHLVEGLLAALLNIDKVIKLIRESENAAAAKDGLMKRFKLSEIQATYILDTPLRRLTKYDRIELEAEQDKLREEIAELSKILDDETVLKKVVSAELAKVAKDSPTERRTALIDGDLKEVLAASKPSGPLEVTDDPCQVILSATGLVARTAAESEEASEVRRRNGRVKHDSVSAVVHSTARGQVLLVTNRGRAFKTDVLPLPVLPEQAGTVSLRGGMAAKELVPLEKGEHVVGLAPLGEQAAGSPGLALGTKLGVVKVCAPEWPVRSDEFDVISLKDGDEVVGATWLTDGNETLAFLSSEASLLRYAASLVRPQGLKGGGMAGIVVRGEAEVVFFGAIRTDDAEHGEPMVVTATGASVKVTPFNEYPAKGRATGGVRAQRFLKGETRLIVGWIGPRPAGAARNGDPVELPEIDPRRDGSGHAHPGPEVVGHLIERT, from the coding sequence ATGGCACGCCGTAAGGGCACCACCACCAAGGTCGACCCCTCCGCGTTCGACCGGCCCGGCGCGAACGTCTTCGACAACTCGCTGAAGACGGAGATCGAGGATTCGTACCTGGAGTACGCCTACTCCGTCATCCACTCGCGGGCGCTCCCGGACGCGCGAGACGGGTTGAAGCCGGTCCACCGCCGGATCATGTACTCGATGAACGAGAACGGCTACCGGCCGACGCACGCGTACGTGAAGTCGTCCCGCGTGGTCGGCGACGTGATGGGCAAGTACCACCCGCACGGCGACACGGCGATCTACGACGCCATGGTCCGGCTCGCGCAGGACTTCTCGCTCAACGTCCCGCTGGTCGACGGGCACGGCAACTTCGGCTCGCCCGACGACGGCCCGGCCGCCTCGCGATACACCGAGGCGCGGCTGTCCCCGGAGGCGATGCTGCTGGTCGGCGAACTCGGCGAGGACACCGTCGACTTCCGGCCGAACTACGACGGTTCACTCGAAGAGCCGTCGGTGCTGCCCGCGGCCTTCCCGAACCTGCTGGTCAACGGCACTTCCGGGATCGCGGTCGGGATGGCGACCAACATGATCCCGCACAACCTGACCGAGGTCATCGGCGCGGCGCGGTGGCTGATCAACCACCCGAACGCCACCCTCGACAAGCTGATGGAGTTCGTCCCGGGCCCCGACCTGCCGACCGGCGGTTCGCTGCTGGGCCTCGACGAGGTCCGCCGCGCGTACGAGACCGGCCGCGGCGTGGTGCGCATGCGCGCCAGCGCCGAGACCGGCCCGCTGGAAGGCAGCCGCGGCCGCCAGGCGATCACCGTCACCGAGCTGCCGTACGGCGTCGGCCCGGAGAAGGTGATCGAGAAGATCACCGACGAGGTCAACAAGTCCAAGCGGCTCACCGGCATCGCCGACGTCAAGGACCTCACCGACCGCGAGAACGGCACACGGCTGGTCGTCGAATGCAAGGTCGGCGTGAACCCGCAGGCGCTGCTGGCGGACCTGTACCGGCTGACGCCGCTGGAGCAGTCCTTCGGCATCAACAACCTGGTGCTGGTCGAAGGACAGCCGCGGACGCTGGGGCTCAAGGCGCTGCTGGAGGTCTTCCTCAGCCACCGCTACGAGGTCGTCACCCGCCGCACGCGCTACCGCCGCCGCAAGCGCGAAGAGCGTCTGCACCTGGTCGAGGGCCTGCTGGCGGCCCTGCTCAACATCGACAAGGTGATCAAGCTGATCCGCGAGAGCGAGAACGCCGCGGCCGCGAAGGACGGCCTGATGAAGCGGTTCAAGCTCTCGGAGATCCAGGCGACGTACATCCTGGACACCCCGCTGCGGCGGCTCACGAAGTACGACCGCATCGAACTCGAGGCCGAGCAGGACAAGCTGCGCGAAGAGATCGCCGAGCTGTCGAAGATCCTCGACGACGAGACGGTGCTGAAGAAGGTCGTCTCGGCCGAACTGGCCAAGGTCGCCAAGGACTCCCCGACCGAACGCCGCACCGCGCTGATCGACGGCGACCTCAAGGAGGTCCTCGCCGCGTCGAAGCCGTCCGGTCCGCTGGAGGTCACCGACGACCCGTGCCAGGTGATCCTGTCGGCCACCGGCCTGGTCGCGCGGACGGCCGCGGAATCGGAGGAGGCGTCGGAAGTACGGCGCCGCAACGGCCGCGTCAAACACGACTCCGTGTCCGCCGTCGTGCATTCGACCGCGCGCGGTCAGGTGCTGCTGGTGACCAACCGCGGACGTGCGTTCAAGACCGATGTGCTGCCGCTGCCGGTGCTGCCCGAGCAGGCGGGCACCGTCTCCCTGCGCGGCGGGATGGCCGCGAAGGAACTGGTACCGCTGGAAAAGGGCGAGCACGTCGTCGGGCTGGCTCCGCTCGGCGAGCAGGCGGCCGGCTCCCCAGGCCTCGCGCTCGGCACGAAACTCGGAGTCGTGAAGGTGTGCGCGCCGGAATGGCCGGTCCGCTCCGACGAGTTCGACGTGATCAGCCTGAAGGACGGCGACGAGGTCGTCGGCGCCACCTGGCTCACCGACGGCAACGAGACACTGGCGTTCCTGTCGTCCGAAGCGTCACTGCTGCGCTACGCCGCTTCGCTGGTAAGGCCACAGGGCCTCAAGGGCGGTGGCATGGCCGGGATCGTGGTGCGCGGTGAGGCGGAAGTGGTCTTCTTCGGTGCGATCCGGACCGACGACGCCGAGCACGGCGAGCCGATGGTCGTCACCGCGACCGGCGCGAGCGTGAAGGTGACCCCGTTCAACGAGTACCCGGCCAAGGGCCGCGCGACCGGCGGTGTCCGGGCACAGCGGTTCCTCAAGGGCGAGACGCGACTGATCGTCGGCTGGATCGGCCCGCGCCCGGCCGGCGCGGCCCGCAACGGCGACCCCGTGGAACTGCCCGAGATCGACCCGCGCCGCGACGGCTCCGGCCACGCGCACCCGGGTCCCGAGGTCGTGGGTCACCTCATCGAACGCACCTAG
- a CDS encoding DNA gyrase/topoisomerase IV subunit B has protein sequence MTAETLYGADDLTHLEGLEAVRKRPGMYIGSTDSRGINHLFSEVVDNSTDEGVAGHAAKIVVTLHADGSVQVDDDGRGIPTGTHAKSGLSGVELVLTRLHAGGKFGGSGYKTSGGLHGVGASAVNALSHRFDVTVKQDGKVHQMSFAHGVPGVFDGPGPKAKFTRKSGLNITGKMKRGERGGTSIRYWYDSRYFETGAVLDVEGVRAKMRNTAFLVPGVTYILRTAVDDSISEETFHFPDGLADMVDFLAPDSEKPVCGTLIINGEGTYKENAADASGVMQSNVERHAEIEVALRWGTGYERTVECFTNTIRNVHGGTHRRGFDRAVLKSLQDAISKTRGLLKPKEDMPTVEDVLEGMTAVVHVRLPEPQFTSQTKDELSTAGITRVIQGVVDKHIRAWTEERKTKSEAKIVLQKVVDAARVRLTQKQQKDAARRKTALEGAAMPPKLVDCRTTGVSRSELFLVEGDSALGSARMARVSEYQALLPLRGKILNVQKASLGDTLKNAEIASIVQVLGAGSGRTFDLTTMRYGRVILMADADVDGSHIRTLLITLFAKYMRPVIEDGRLYAAMPPLHKLVTKGRNPETHFTFSQKEMETKFAALERAGKQIVTPVPRFKGLGEMDADELWDTTMNPATRSVRRITLDDVEAAENALELLMGEKVEPRRNWLVESSDRVDREAIDA, from the coding sequence GTGACTGCTGAGACCCTGTACGGGGCCGACGACCTGACGCATCTCGAGGGTCTGGAAGCGGTCCGCAAGCGTCCCGGGATGTACATCGGCTCCACCGACAGCCGCGGCATCAACCACCTGTTCTCCGAGGTCGTGGACAACTCGACCGATGAAGGTGTGGCGGGTCACGCCGCGAAGATCGTGGTCACCCTGCACGCCGACGGCAGTGTCCAGGTCGACGACGACGGCCGCGGCATCCCCACCGGCACGCACGCCAAATCCGGTTTGTCCGGTGTCGAGCTGGTGCTGACGAGGCTGCACGCCGGCGGCAAGTTCGGCGGCTCGGGCTACAAGACCTCCGGCGGCCTGCACGGTGTCGGCGCTTCGGCGGTGAACGCGCTGTCGCACCGCTTCGACGTCACGGTGAAGCAGGACGGCAAGGTCCACCAGATGTCGTTCGCGCACGGCGTCCCCGGCGTGTTCGACGGGCCCGGCCCGAAGGCGAAGTTCACCCGCAAGTCCGGGCTGAACATCACCGGGAAGATGAAGCGCGGCGAGCGCGGCGGCACCTCGATCCGGTACTGGTACGACTCGCGCTACTTCGAGACGGGCGCCGTGCTCGACGTCGAAGGCGTCCGCGCGAAGATGCGCAACACCGCGTTCCTGGTCCCGGGCGTCACGTACATCCTGCGCACCGCCGTCGACGACTCGATCAGCGAAGAGACCTTCCACTTCCCCGACGGCCTGGCCGACATGGTCGACTTCCTCGCCCCGGACAGCGAAAAACCCGTCTGCGGCACGCTGATCATCAACGGCGAGGGCACGTACAAGGAGAACGCCGCGGACGCCAGCGGGGTCATGCAGTCCAATGTGGAGCGTCACGCCGAGATCGAGGTCGCGCTGCGCTGGGGCACCGGCTACGAGCGCACGGTGGAGTGCTTCACCAACACCATCCGCAACGTGCACGGCGGCACGCACCGCCGCGGTTTCGACCGCGCGGTGCTGAAGTCCTTGCAGGACGCCATTTCCAAGACCCGCGGGCTACTCAAGCCCAAGGAGGACATGCCGACCGTCGAGGACGTCCTCGAAGGCATGACAGCGGTCGTCCACGTCCGGCTGCCGGAGCCGCAGTTCACCTCGCAGACCAAGGACGAACTGTCCACCGCCGGGATCACCCGGGTCATCCAGGGCGTCGTCGACAAGCACATCCGCGCCTGGACCGAAGAGCGCAAGACCAAGTCCGAAGCCAAGATCGTGCTGCAGAAGGTGGTCGACGCGGCACGCGTCCGGCTCACCCAGAAGCAGCAGAAGGACGCCGCCCGGCGCAAGACCGCGCTCGAAGGCGCGGCCATGCCGCCGAAGCTGGTCGACTGCCGCACCACCGGCGTCTCCCGCAGTGAGCTGTTCCTCGTCGAGGGTGACAGCGCGCTCGGTTCGGCCCGGATGGCGCGCGTGTCGGAATACCAGGCGCTGCTTCCCTTGCGCGGCAAGATCCTGAACGTCCAGAAGGCGTCGCTCGGCGACACCTTGAAGAACGCCGAGATCGCCTCGATCGTGCAGGTGCTCGGCGCGGGCAGCGGGCGCACGTTCGACCTGACGACCATGCGCTACGGCCGGGTGATCCTGATGGCCGACGCGGACGTCGACGGTTCGCACATCCGGACACTGCTGATCACGCTGTTCGCCAAGTACATGCGGCCGGTCATCGAGGACGGCAGGCTCTACGCCGCGATGCCGCCGCTGCACAAACTGGTCACCAAGGGCCGCAACCCGGAGACCCACTTCACCTTCAGCCAGAAGGAGATGGAGACCAAGTTCGCGGCGCTGGAGCGCGCGGGCAAGCAGATCGTCACGCCGGTGCCGCGGTTCAAGGGCCTCGGCGAGATGGACGCCGACGAACTGTGGGACACCACGATGAACCCCGCCACCCGCTCGGTCCGCCGTATCACCCTCGACGACGTCGAAGCCGCGGAGAACGCGCTCGAACTGTTGATGGGCGAGAAGGTCGAGCCGCGCCGCAACTGGCTGGTCGAATCCTCCGACCGGGTCGACCGCGAAGCCATCGACGCCTGA